Proteins co-encoded in one Montipora capricornis isolate CH-2021 chromosome 12, ASM3666992v2, whole genome shotgun sequence genomic window:
- the LOC138026145 gene encoding alpha-1,3-mannosyl-glycoprotein 4-beta-N-acetylglucosaminyltransferase C-like: MISPWIRRCVVVVVAVVSVLLLTLKVYSVIHMQSKNNNVITEAADGIIEQFEVQMGHREDALCPAVEIMESPKVVKLGQYPTTKRYLSIGIASVERPSGANYLLKTTQSLIDNMSDEDKHNTLIVIFLADIDGPPKSRAITEISNIFDKYINQGLLTVIEAPLEFYPPLTNIKPKYGDSDSRRKWRSKENVDASFVMCFCKDLSDYYIHLEDDVISSPSFVPKLQDFISGQNKKGWLILDVTVQGSKAKVYHNQDLANIASYFYLMYDEMPIDWLMGHWRGIKSGKMLTPPASLFQHIGDTSSLKEKGQSGRQQREPFFDHYDQKFRGLNPPATVTTSMSSHEGKAEDAYKKGSGLFWALHPQEKDFLLVTFQTPTVIQRVTVDTGSYYAKHDLLKYGVLQGSYQDDTLSEKNDLCRDFEDLGSFSGGKVDMSPKSSNKVACLKILVTQRQDTNVYFREINIW; the protein is encoded by the exons ATGATAAGTCCGTGGATAAGGCGTTGTGTTGTGGTAGTTGTCGCTGTCGTTTCCGTTCTGCTCCTCACGCTGAAGGTTTATTCTGTAATCCACATGCAAAGCAAGAACAATAATGTCATCACAGAAGCTGCAGATGGGATCATCGAGCAGTTTGAAG TTCAAATGGGGCATCGGGAGGACGCTTTGTGTCCAGCCGTTGAAATCATGGAAAGCCCAAAGGTGGTAAAGCTCGGACAATACCCAACAACGAAGC GATATCTTTCGATTGGGATTGCGTCAGTTGAAAGGCCTTCGGGAGCTAATTATCTGCTAAAAACCACTCAGAGTTTGATCGACAACATGAGCGATGAAGATAAGCATAACACCCTCATTGTCATATTTCTGGCCGATATTGACGGACCACCAAAATCCAGGGCAATAACGGAAATCTCAAACATATTTGACAAGTATATTAACCAGGGACTTTTAACGGTAATCGAAGCACCGTTAGAGTTCTATCCACCACTTACGAACATCAAACCGAAATATGGCGACTCCGATAGCAGAAGAAAGTGGCGCTCGAAAGAAAATGTCGATGCCTCATTCGTCATGTGTTTCTGCAAAGATTTATCAGATTATTACATTCACCTTGAAGACGACGTCATTTCATCGCCAAGCTTTGTGCCTAAATTGCAGGACTTCATTAGTGGCCAAAACAAAAAGGGTTGGTTGATTCTTGATGTTACAGTGCAAGGAAGCAAAGCGAAAGTTTATCACAACCAAGACCTCGCAAACATCGCTTCCTACTTCTACCTCATGTATGATGAAATGCCCATCGATTGGTTGATGGGACATTGGCGTGGTATTAAGTCCGGGAAGATGCTAACCCCTCCGGCGTCGCTTTTTCAACACATTGGTGACACATCTTCCCTCAAAGAAAAGGGACAGTCGGGCCGACAACAGAGAGAACCATTTTTTGATCACTATGATCAGAAATTTAGAGGATTGAATCCTCCAGCAACAGTAACGACATCAATGTCATCTCATGAAGGGAAGGCAGAAGATGCTTATAAAAAAGGTAGTGGGCTTTTCTGGGCGCTGCATCCTCAAGAGAAGGACTTTCTCTTGGTTACATTTCAAACGCCAACTGTTATCCAAAGAGTAACTGTCGATACAGGAAGctattatgcaaaacatgacTTGCTGAAATACGGTGTCCTGCAAGGTAGCTACCAGGACGATACTCTATCCGAAAAGAACGATTTGTGTCGCGATTTTGAGGATTTAGGATCATTCAGCGGTGGAAAGGTAGACATGTCGCCAAAATCATCCAACAAGGTCGCTTGTTTAAAAATCCTGGTAACGCAGCGTCAAGATACAAATGTTTACTTTCGTGAGATCAATATCTGGTAG